A window of Argopecten irradians isolate NY chromosome 14, Ai_NY, whole genome shotgun sequence contains these coding sequences:
- the LOC138308282 gene encoding uncharacterized protein, with protein MGTCHDRVNGYWCACTEPHAGFSCEFTFDVFAPPMETEITEEASKSYLHNLYIVAGTLMGAICIVVTVVTTCYCRLHEPYKKIRWKRLRSFEFKAPKGSLEVSSLNKPRLSCDAIMEATSLTRDMHPSSSYSETLSTKLV; from the exons ATGGGCACGTGCCATGATCGTGTAAATGGGTACTGGTGCGCGTGCACGGAACCACACGCCGGCTTCAGCTGTGAATTCACGT tCGATGTTTTCGCACCTCCTATGGAAACTGAAATCACAGAGGAAGCCAGCAAAAGTTATCTCCATAACTTATACATAGTGGCCGGAACGTTAATGGGCGCCATTTGTATTGTGGTTACCGTGGTAACCACGTGTTATTGTCGTCTGCACGAGCCCTACAAGAAGATCAGATGGAAGAGATTAAG ATCGTTCGAGTTTAAAGCGCCTAAAGGAAGTCTAGAAGTATCCAGCCTAAACAAGCCTCGCCTGTCATGTGACGCCATCATGGAAGCCACGTCGTTAACGAGAGACATGCATCCTAGTTCATCTTATAGTGAGACACTTTCTACAAAACTGGTGTAG